A region of Candidatus Hadarchaeales archaeon DNA encodes the following proteins:
- a CDS encoding ERCC4 domain-containing protein, with translation MPNENIFYQKKIEVCDEMKPTVIADHRESQSGVIQHLLAVGVDVKFEKLDVGDYIIGDVGIERKTAGDFLQSIVDGRLLNQAKLLSETFEHPIIIIEGTDLHGRRLIHPNAIRGALAALSTDLGVSVIQTTDEEDTAGFIAVIARRSMKKKREIPLERRKPPSPTLDRLQRFVLEGLPGVSVILAERLLRKFKTVERVMMASEAELMLVPGIGPKKAKKIREILTSPYEFSQQGI, from the coding sequence TTGCCGAACGAGAACATCTTTTATCAGAAAAAAATTGAAGTCTGTGATGAGATGAAACCCACCGTCATCGCCGATCACAGGGAGTCTCAATCAGGCGTTATTCAGCATCTCCTTGCCGTTGGTGTTGATGTTAAGTTTGAAAAACTTGATGTGGGCGACTATATCATCGGAGATGTCGGAATCGAGCGGAAGACGGCCGGGGATTTTCTGCAGTCCATTGTAGATGGAAGACTTTTGAATCAAGCCAAACTTTTGAGCGAAACTTTTGAACATCCGATAATCATAATTGAAGGGACTGATCTGCACGGCAGGAGGTTGATCCATCCGAACGCGATAAGAGGAGCTCTTGCGGCACTCTCTACGGATCTCGGTGTTTCTGTGATACAAACCACAGATGAGGAAGATACAGCAGGTTTCATCGCAGTAATCGCTAGAAGATCGATGAAGAAAAAAAGAGAAATTCCACTCGAGCGCAGGAAGCCTCCAAGTCCAACCCTCGATCGTCTCCAGAGGTTCGTCTTGGAGGGTCTTCCAGGAGTCTCCGTCATTCTGGCTGAAAGGCTGCTAAGAAAATTTAAAACGGTGGAGCGGGTGATGATGGCGAGCGAAGCAGAGCTCATGCTTGTTCCAGGAATAGGGCCTAAAAAGGCGAAAAAAATAAGGGAAATCCTCACTTCTCCTTACGAATTCTCTCAACAAGGGATTTGA
- a CDS encoding pyridoxal phosphate-dependent aminotransferase gives MLPAKRMSKIPPSSTLKILRLAKELERSGKRILHLEVGEPDFDTPEHIKRAAEEALRKGMTKYTPSPGLPQLREKIAEKLGEEKGVDLKQENIIVTPGAKHAIFCALVSILDPEDEIIIPSPCWTYEAIVLVAGGKPVFLRTKEDEGFVPKPEDLERKITKKTKAILLNYPSNPTGAIIDRSALEDILLIAKKEKLWIISDEIYEKLTYEKRSASIFDFPDCLDRSVYISGFSKTYAMTGWRLGYAVAPANLISEMIKIQEATTSCVPGFVQMAGIAALDGPQDFVEKMRKEYWTRRDLSVYLLNSIEGVSCRKPGGAFYAFPNMREIGTASVEFCERLLQEEGVAAVPGSGFGPGGEGHLRISFATSPDVIREGIEKIKSLVERIRKEK, from the coding sequence ATGCTTCCAGCTAAAAGGATGAGTAAAATCCCACCGTCAAGCACTCTGAAAATTTTGAGATTAGCCAAAGAACTCGAACGAAGCGGGAAAAGGATTTTACACCTTGAGGTTGGAGAACCAGATTTCGACACGCCCGAACACATAAAGAGGGCTGCTGAGGAAGCTCTTCGAAAAGGAATGACGAAGTATACTCCAAGCCCCGGACTCCCTCAGCTTAGAGAAAAAATAGCCGAGAAGCTTGGGGAGGAGAAGGGCGTAGATCTCAAGCAGGAAAACATAATCGTTACGCCTGGTGCCAAACATGCGATTTTCTGCGCTTTGGTTTCCATATTGGATCCAGAAGATGAGATCATCATCCCCAGTCCATGCTGGACTTATGAGGCAATTGTCTTAGTTGCCGGTGGAAAACCCGTCTTTTTGAGAACTAAAGAGGATGAAGGATTCGTCCCCAAACCGGAGGATCTAGAGCGAAAAATCACGAAAAAAACGAAAGCCATCCTCTTGAACTATCCGAGCAATCCGACCGGAGCGATCATCGACAGAAGTGCTCTGGAAGATATCCTTTTGATAGCGAAGAAAGAAAAACTTTGGATCATCTCGGACGAGATTTACGAAAAACTGACATATGAAAAAAGGAGCGCAAGCATATTCGATTTCCCGGATTGCCTTGACAGATCTGTTTACATAAGCGGCTTCTCGAAGACCTACGCGATGACGGGCTGGAGACTCGGATATGCCGTTGCACCTGCTAACTTAATCTCAGAGATGATAAAAATCCAAGAAGCAACAACCTCCTGCGTTCCTGGATTCGTCCAGATGGCCGGAATAGCTGCGCTGGACGGACCACAGGATTTTGTTGAGAAAATGAGAAAGGAATACTGGACCAGAAGGGATCTCTCCGTCTACCTCCTGAACTCAATCGAGGGGGTGAGCTGCAGAAAACCTGGAGGGGCTTTTTACGCATTTCCAAACATGCGGGAAATTGGAACAGCATCGGTTGAATTTTGTGAGAGGCTTCTGCAAGAGGAGGGAGTCGCTGCCGTCCCTGGGTCGGGCTTCGGGCCTGGTGGAGAAGGACACCTTAGAATCAGTTTCGCGACTTCACCAGACGTCATAAGAGAGGGCATAGAGAAGATCAAATCCCTTGTTGAGAGAATTCGTAAGGAGAAGTGA